From the genome of Nocardia mangyaensis:
GCGGTGCAGGGCCAGCCGATTTTCGAGGAGAACGACCGCGAGCACTTCAAGGGCATCGACATCATGCGCACCGTGCGCAGCTTCGACCCCTGCCTGCCCTGTGGGGTGCACATGTACCTCGGCAACGGCAAGTCGCTGGACAAACTGCACTCGCCGACACAGACCCTCACCGGGGAGTAGCGGTGATGCCGGATCGGCTGGGGGAGCACGACGAGGCAGCGATCGACACGGACCGATGGCGCGGAGCGGGCGACCGGATCGAAACCCTGCTCGACGCGAGTTCGGCCGGTGGCGTCGTCGCCCGGGAGCGCGCCGAGCAGTTGGTGCGCGAGGTCTCCGACCTCTACGGCGCCGGCCTGGCGCGGATCCTGGAGTTGGTCGATCCGGGTGCGCGCGAACGGCTTGTCGCCGACGACCTGATCGCGAGCCTGCTGCTCGTGCACGGATTGCACCCGCACGACGTGGACACCCGCGTGCGCGCGGCCCTCGACAGCGTGCGCCCGTATCTGGGCTCACACGGTGGTGATGTGGAGCTGCTCGACGTGCACGACGGTGTGGTGCGCCTCGAACTGTCGGGGAGCTGCCGTACCTGTCCGTCGTCCTCGGTGACCCTGGAATTGGCCGTGGAGGACGCGGTGCGCGCGGCGGCCCCGGAGATCGAGTCCATCGAAGTGGCTGCCGCGCAGGCGGAGTCGACGGATTCGCTGATCTCCGCCGACTCGCTGTTCGCCCGGGTGCACGCCGATACCCATCCGGTGGAAGCGCACGGGAGCTGGATTGTCGTCCCGGAGCTGGCGGAACTGGGTGCGGGCGAGGTCGGTGGCTTCGTCATCGGCGGTCAGACGGTGCTGGCCTGCCGCGTCGGTGACGACCTGTTCGTCTATCGCGACCACTGCCCGTCCTGTGATCACTCGCTGGCCGGTGCCGCCCTGCAG
Proteins encoded in this window:
- a CDS encoding NifU family protein is translated as MPDRLGEHDEAAIDTDRWRGAGDRIETLLDASSAGGVVARERAEQLVREVSDLYGAGLARILELVDPGARERLVADDLIASLLLVHGLHPHDVDTRVRAALDSVRPYLGSHGGDVELLDVHDGVVRLELSGSCRTCPSSSVTLELAVEDAVRAAAPEIESIEVAAAQAESTDSLISADSLFARVHADTHPVEAHGSWIVVPELAELGAGEVGGFVIGGQTVLACRVGDDLFVYRDHCPSCDHSLAGAALQRRVGFPVGDAVLRCPTCLAHYDAVHAGARVDGEGHLEPLPVLVRAGELSVAVPMEVAG